One Pseudomonas entomophila genomic window carries:
- a CDS encoding L,D-transpeptidase family protein, translating into MLPRFPAVTRSLSLAALLVAGPAVALELPLPPPGEDVVGQVQTIKAKYEDTFADIGTANDLGYLEMIAANPGVDPWLPGAGTEIVLPTRYVLPPGPREGIVINLAEYRLYYYPKGQSVVHTFPLGIGREGWGSPIANTKITAKTPNPTWTPPASIRAEHAADGDILPAVVPAGPDNPLGPFKFTLGVPGYLIHGSNKKFGIGMRTSHGCFRMLNNNVLELSKMVPVGTPVRIINEPYKFGISGGKVYLEAHTPLDDHGNPSVVDKHTAVINALLKREDLANNLRMNWDMVRDVVAAEDGMPVEIAVPVGSAAGAPIVSSIPLELQ; encoded by the coding sequence ATGTTGCCGCGCTTTCCCGCCGTCACCCGTAGCCTCTCGCTTGCCGCCTTGCTGGTGGCGGGCCCCGCTGTTGCGCTGGAACTGCCGTTGCCACCTCCCGGTGAGGACGTCGTCGGCCAGGTCCAGACCATCAAGGCCAAGTACGAAGACACCTTCGCCGATATCGGTACCGCCAACGACCTTGGCTACCTCGAGATGATCGCCGCCAACCCGGGTGTCGACCCGTGGCTGCCGGGTGCCGGCACCGAAATCGTCCTGCCCACCCGCTACGTCCTGCCGCCAGGGCCACGCGAAGGCATCGTGATCAACCTCGCCGAGTACCGCCTGTACTACTACCCGAAAGGGCAGAGCGTGGTGCACACCTTCCCCCTGGGTATCGGCCGTGAGGGGTGGGGCTCGCCAATCGCCAACACCAAGATCACCGCCAAGACCCCGAACCCGACCTGGACCCCGCCAGCCTCGATCCGTGCCGAGCATGCCGCCGATGGCGATATCCTGCCTGCGGTGGTGCCGGCGGGCCCCGACAACCCGCTGGGCCCGTTCAAGTTCACCCTGGGGGTGCCGGGCTACCTGATCCATGGTTCGAACAAGAAGTTCGGCATCGGCATGCGCACCAGCCACGGCTGCTTCCGCATGCTCAACAACAATGTGCTGGAGCTGTCGAAGATGGTGCCGGTGGGTACGCCGGTGCGAATCATCAACGAGCCCTACAAGTTCGGTATCAGTGGCGGCAAGGTCTATCTCGAGGCGCACACACCGCTGGACGACCATGGCAACCCGTCGGTGGTCGACAAGCACACCGCTGTCATCAACGCCTTGCTCAAGCGTGAAGACCTGGCCAACAACTTGCGCATGAACTGGGACATGGTGCGTGACGTGGTTGCCGCTGAAGATGGCATGCCCGTTGAAATCGCCGTGCCGGTCGGTAGCGCTGCCGGTGCGCCGATCGTGTCGAGCATTCCGCTCGAACTGCAGTAA
- the oprI gene encoding outer membrane lipoprotei OprI, with product MNNVLKFSALALAAVLATGCSSVSKETEARLTATEDAAARAQARADEAYRKADDALAAAQKAQQTADEANERALRMLDKASRK from the coding sequence ATGAACAACGTTCTGAAATTCTCTGCTCTGGCTCTGGCCGCAGTTCTGGCTACCGGTTGCAGCAGCGTATCCAAAGAAACCGAAGCTCGCCTGACTGCTACCGAAGACGCAGCAGCTCGCGCCCAGGCTCGTGCAGACGAAGCCTACCGCAAAGCTGATGACGCTCTGGCAGCTGCTCAGAAGGCTCAGCAGACCGCTGACGAAGCCAACGAGCGCGCTCTGCGTATGCTGGACAAAGCCAGCCGCAAGTAA
- a CDS encoding GNAT family N-acetyltransferase, whose protein sequence is MSETLTIHHDQAGHQFETTVDGHRAYLTYMDLGKQTLDIYRTFVPNALRGRGIAAALTEEALAYAEQMGYTVIPSCSYVERYMERQQRHSSKV, encoded by the coding sequence ATGAGCGAGACGCTGACCATCCACCATGACCAGGCGGGTCATCAGTTCGAGACCACCGTGGACGGTCACCGGGCCTACCTGACGTATATGGACCTGGGCAAGCAGACGCTGGATATCTATCGCACCTTCGTGCCCAATGCCTTGCGTGGCCGCGGGATCGCCGCCGCGCTGACCGAAGAGGCCCTGGCCTATGCCGAGCAGATGGGCTATACGGTGATTCCGTCCTGCTCCTACGTCGAGCGCTACATGGAGCGCCAGCAGCGCCACTCGAGCAAGGTCTGA
- a CDS encoding 3-deoxy-7-phosphoheptulonate synthase: protein MADLPIDDLNVASNETLITPDQLKKEIPLSAKALQTVTAGREVVRNILDGKDHRLFVVVGPCSIHDIKAAHEYAERLKVLAEEVSDTLYLVMRVYFEKPRTTVGWKGLINDPYLDDSFKIQDGLHIGRQLLLDLAEKGLPTATEALDPISPQYLQDLISWSAIGARTTESQTHREMASGLSSAVGFKNGTDGGLTVAINALQSVSKPHRFLGINQEGGVSIVTTKGNAYGHVVLRGGNGKPNYDSVSVALCEQDLAKAKIKPNIMVDCSHANSNKDPALQPLVMENVANQILEGNQSIIGLMVESHLNWGCQAIPKNLDELQYGVSVTDACIDWAATEKTLRSMHAKLKDVLPKRQRG from the coding sequence ATGGCTGATTTACCGATCGATGACTTGAACGTTGCCTCCAACGAGACCTTGATCACCCCTGATCAGCTCAAGAAGGAAATCCCCCTCAGCGCCAAGGCCCTGCAGACCGTGACTGCCGGCCGCGAAGTGGTGCGCAATATCCTCGACGGCAAGGATCATCGCCTGTTCGTCGTGGTCGGCCCCTGCTCGATCCATGACATCAAGGCCGCCCACGAATATGCCGAGCGCCTCAAGGTGCTGGCCGAAGAAGTCTCCGACACCCTCTATCTGGTAATGCGCGTCTACTTCGAGAAACCGCGCACCACGGTGGGCTGGAAAGGCCTGATCAACGACCCGTACCTGGATGACTCGTTCAAGATCCAGGACGGCCTGCACATCGGTCGCCAGTTGCTGCTGGATCTCGCGGAAAAGGGCCTGCCCACCGCCACCGAAGCGCTCGACCCGATTTCCCCGCAGTACCTCCAGGACCTGATCAGCTGGTCGGCCATCGGTGCCCGCACCACCGAATCGCAAACCCACCGCGAAATGGCCTCGGGCCTGTCGTCGGCGGTCGGCTTCAAGAACGGTACCGACGGCGGCCTGACCGTGGCGATCAACGCCCTGCAATCGGTCTCCAAGCCGCACCGTTTCCTCGGTATCAACCAGGAAGGCGGCGTATCGATCGTCACCACCAAAGGCAACGCCTACGGCCACGTGGTGCTGCGCGGCGGCAACGGCAAGCCCAACTACGACTCGGTCAGCGTCGCCCTGTGCGAACAAGACCTGGCCAAGGCCAAGATCAAACCCAACATCATGGTCGACTGCAGCCACGCCAACTCCAACAAGGATCCGGCCCTGCAGCCGCTGGTGATGGAAAACGTCGCCAACCAGATCCTCGAAGGCAACCAGTCGATCATCGGCCTGATGGTCGAGAGCCACCTGAACTGGGGCTGCCAGGCCATTCCGAAGAACCTCGACGAGCTGCAGTACGGCGTGTCGGTGACCGACGCCTGCATCGACTGGGCGGCCACCGAGAAAACCTTGCGCAGCATGCACGCCAAGCTCAAGGACGTACTCCCCAAGCGCCAGCGCGGCTGA
- a CDS encoding PilZ domain-containing protein: MCVYLPHPDDIPVELALRPSSSLFRRHLYTQGLGGIACNQPRAYRRGTAVEVLMPSLGLDARYPGYVAWCQKLDAGYRVGVAFTDSQALFAARMSEQVCQIHHYCQQQVPGELDSDTTQRLAAQWVDQHADAFSEASLHTPSPT, from the coding sequence ATGTGCGTCTACCTGCCCCATCCCGATGATATTCCTGTCGAACTGGCCCTGCGTCCATCATCCAGCCTCTTTCGTCGCCACCTCTACACCCAAGGCCTCGGCGGCATAGCCTGCAACCAGCCTCGTGCTTACCGGCGCGGTACTGCGGTGGAGGTGCTGATGCCCTCGCTGGGGCTGGATGCACGCTACCCCGGCTATGTCGCCTGGTGCCAGAAGCTCGACGCGGGCTATCGGGTGGGCGTGGCCTTCACCGACAGCCAGGCGCTGTTCGCCGCGCGCATGAGCGAACAGGTATGCCAGATCCATCACTATTGCCAGCAGCAAGTACCCGGCGAGCTGGACAGCGACACCACCCAGCGCCTGGCCGCGCAGTGGGTCGACCAGCACGCCGATGCCTTCTCCGAGGCCAGCCTGCACACGCCCTCACCCACCTGA
- a CDS encoding putative 2-dehydropantoate 2-reductase, producing the protein MVPRNIRIGIIGSGAIGGFYGLMLARAGFDVHFLLRSEYDVVRTQGLKLDSAVHGQLRLDNVQAYASATDMPPCDWLLVAAKATSNAELAPLIVQVAAPGAKVVLLQNGLGMEDQLRPALRSDMHLLGGLCFICVNRERPGEIRHQALGAVNLGYHSGPGGLAVVEEGAALFHAAGIDSQAMTDLNQARWQKLVWNVPYNGLSVLLEASTTPLMNDPDSRALIQALMAEVVEGAKACGHELPQGYAAHLFRVTEQMPDYWPSMYHDHVQQRPLELLAIYGEPLARARAAGCNLSRMEALYQALAFVDRRNRMP; encoded by the coding sequence ATGGTCCCTCGCAATATCCGTATCGGTATCATTGGCAGCGGCGCCATCGGTGGCTTCTATGGGCTGATGCTCGCCCGCGCCGGGTTCGATGTGCATTTTCTTTTGCGCAGCGAGTATGACGTGGTGCGCACCCAGGGCCTGAAACTCGACAGTGCTGTGCATGGCCAGCTACGGCTGGACAACGTGCAGGCCTATGCCTCGGCCACCGACATGCCCCCCTGCGACTGGTTGCTGGTCGCAGCGAAGGCCACCAGCAATGCCGAGTTGGCGCCACTGATCGTCCAGGTGGCGGCGCCGGGTGCAAAGGTGGTGCTGCTGCAGAACGGCCTGGGGATGGAGGATCAGTTGCGGCCTGCCCTGCGTTCGGACATGCATCTGCTCGGCGGGCTCTGCTTTATCTGCGTGAACCGGGAGCGTCCCGGGGAAATCCGCCACCAGGCATTGGGTGCGGTCAACCTGGGTTATCACAGCGGGCCGGGTGGCCTTGCGGTGGTGGAAGAGGGGGCCGCACTGTTCCATGCCGCAGGGATCGACTCCCAGGCCATGACCGATCTCAACCAGGCGCGCTGGCAGAAGCTGGTCTGGAACGTCCCCTACAACGGTCTTTCGGTGCTGCTGGAAGCCAGCACCACGCCCTTGATGAATGACCCCGACAGTCGTGCGCTGATCCAGGCGTTGATGGCCGAAGTGGTCGAGGGGGCCAAGGCGTGCGGGCATGAATTGCCGCAGGGGTACGCCGCCCATTTGTTCCGCGTCACCGAGCAGATGCCGGACTACTGGCCGAGCATGTACCACGACCATGTCCAGCAGCGGCCGCTGGAACTGCTGGCGATCTATGGCGAACCCCTGGCCCGCGCGAGGGCGGCCGGATGCAACCTGTCGCGCATGGAAGCGCTGTACCAGGCGCTGGCGTTCGTCGACCGGCGCAATCGCATGCCTTGA
- a CDS encoding universal stress protein — protein MIRSMLYATDLGVYAPFVMQHALALARTFNAELYVIHAVEPMGQFAESLLQSYLDEQTLDTLHSEGVNTVMANIEQRVLDNFREELGEAADLALIRAVRVRQGDPAQVILEQAQRLSVDLLIFGSHSAGAGVDVPIGRTAVRLLQLSPVPVYMVPLAQHLGRRKG, from the coding sequence ATGATCCGTTCCATGCTGTACGCCACTGACCTCGGTGTGTACGCGCCTTTTGTCATGCAGCACGCGCTGGCGCTGGCGCGGACCTTCAACGCGGAGCTGTATGTCATCCACGCGGTCGAACCCATGGGGCAGTTCGCCGAATCCCTCCTGCAGAGCTACCTTGACGAACAGACCCTCGACACGTTGCACAGCGAGGGGGTCAACACGGTAATGGCCAATATCGAGCAGCGGGTGCTGGACAACTTCCGCGAAGAGTTGGGGGAGGCGGCCGATCTTGCGCTGATTCGTGCGGTACGGGTGCGTCAGGGCGACCCGGCACAGGTGATCCTCGAACAGGCGCAGCGCCTGTCGGTCGACTTGCTGATTTTCGGCAGCCACAGCGCGGGCGCGGGGGTGGACGTCCCCATTGGTCGCACGGCGGTGCGGCTGCTGCAACTGTCCCCGGTGCCGGTCTACATGGTGCCGCTCGCCCAGCATCTTGGGCGTAGGAAAGGGTGA
- the cysB gene encoding HTH-type transcriptional regulator CysB produces the protein MKLQQLRYIWEVAHHDLNVSATAQSLYTSQPGISKQIRLLEDELGVEVFARSGKHLTRVTPAGERIINTAGEILRKVESIKQIAQEFSNEKKGTLSIATTHTQARYALPPVISNFIKQYPEVALHMHQGSPMQIAEMAADGTVDFAIATEALELFGDLIMMPCYKWNRCVVVPQGHPLTKLPKLTLEAVAEYPIVTYVFGFTGRSKLDEAFNHRGLTPKVVFTAADADVIKTYVRLGLGVGIVAKMAVDPKLDSDLVCLDASELFEASITKIGFRRGTFLRGFMCDFIEKFAPHLTREVMAKAIQCHNKQELEELFEGVELPVH, from the coding sequence ATGAAGCTTCAGCAACTGCGCTACATCTGGGAAGTGGCGCACCATGACCTCAACGTTTCCGCGACGGCGCAGAGCCTGTACACCTCCCAGCCCGGCATCAGCAAACAGATCCGCCTGCTCGAGGACGAACTGGGCGTCGAAGTCTTCGCCCGCAGCGGCAAGCACCTGACCCGCGTCACCCCGGCCGGCGAGCGCATCATCAATACCGCCGGCGAGATCCTGCGCAAGGTCGAGAGCATCAAGCAGATCGCCCAGGAATTCTCCAACGAGAAGAAGGGCACGCTGTCCATCGCCACCACTCACACGCAAGCGCGCTATGCCTTGCCGCCGGTGATCAGCAACTTCATCAAGCAATACCCGGAAGTCGCCCTGCACATGCACCAGGGCTCGCCCATGCAGATCGCCGAAATGGCAGCCGATGGCACCGTCGATTTCGCCATTGCCACCGAAGCGCTGGAGCTGTTCGGCGACCTGATCATGATGCCTTGCTACAAGTGGAACCGTTGCGTGGTGGTGCCCCAGGGGCACCCGCTGACCAAGCTGCCGAAGCTGACGCTCGAAGCGGTGGCTGAATACCCGATCGTCACCTACGTGTTCGGCTTCACTGGCCGTTCCAAGCTGGACGAGGCCTTCAATCACCGCGGCCTGACCCCGAAGGTGGTATTCACCGCCGCCGACGCCGACGTGATCAAGACTTATGTACGCCTGGGGTTGGGCGTGGGCATCGTGGCCAAGATGGCGGTCGACCCCAAGCTCGACAGCGACCTGGTGTGCCTGGATGCCAGTGAGCTGTTCGAGGCCAGCATCACCAAGATCGGCTTCCGCCGTGGCACCTTCCTGCGTGGCTTCATGTGCGACTTCATCGAGAAGTTCGCCCCGCACCTGACCCGCGAGGTGATGGCCAAGGCGATCCAGTGCCACAACAAGCAGGAGCTGGAAGAGCTGTTCGAGGGCGTCGAGCTGCCGGTGCACTGA
- a CDS encoding phosphoadenylyl-sulfate reductase — protein sequence MSQPFDVAALAATYASKSPQEILKLAFEHFGDDLWISFSGAEDVVLVDMAWKLNKQVKVFSLDTGRLHPETYRFIDQVREQYNLPIEILSPDRDKLDPFVKEKGLFSFYKDGHGECCGIRKIEPLRRKLATVSAWATGQRRDQSPGTRSQVAALEIDSAFSTPERPLYKFNPLAQMTSEEVWGYIRMLELPYNSLHERGFISIGCEPCTRPVLPNQHEREGRWWWEESTQKECGLHAGNLITKA from the coding sequence ATGAGCCAACCCTTCGACGTCGCCGCCCTGGCCGCGACCTACGCCAGCAAGTCCCCGCAGGAGATCCTCAAGCTCGCCTTCGAACACTTCGGCGACGATCTGTGGATCTCCTTCAGTGGCGCCGAGGATGTGGTGCTGGTGGACATGGCCTGGAAGCTGAACAAGCAGGTCAAGGTGTTCAGCCTCGACACCGGGCGCCTGCACCCGGAAACCTATCGTTTCATCGACCAGGTGCGCGAGCAGTACAACCTGCCCATCGAGATCCTCAGCCCCGACCGCGACAAACTCGACCCGTTCGTCAAGGAGAAGGGGCTGTTCAGCTTCTACAAGGACGGACACGGTGAGTGCTGCGGCATCCGCAAGATCGAACCGCTGCGCCGCAAGCTGGCCACCGTGAGCGCCTGGGCCACCGGCCAGCGCCGCGACCAGAGCCCCGGCACCCGCAGCCAGGTAGCGGCGCTGGAGATCGACAGCGCCTTTTCCACCCCCGAGCGCCCTCTGTACAAATTCAACCCGCTGGCGCAGATGACCAGCGAGGAAGTCTGGGGTTACATCCGCATGCTCGAGCTGCCGTACAACAGCCTGCATGAGCGTGGCTTCATCAGCATTGGTTGCGAGCCGTGCACCCGGCCGGTGCTGCCGAACCAGCATGAGCGCGAGGGGCGCTGGTGGTGGGAAGAGTCGACGCAGAAGGAATGCGGGCTGCATGCCGGCAACCTGATTACCAAGGCATAA